The sequence below is a genomic window from Acanthochromis polyacanthus isolate Apoly-LR-REF ecotype Palm Island chromosome 14, KAUST_Apoly_ChrSc, whole genome shotgun sequence.
CTACTTGATGTTTTTCACTTTCTACTACACATAAAGCTAAGGATACCTGCTTGAATAGTGCGATAAATaagtttgtgtaatttaactCATATCTAGTCATGCTTATACTTTGCTATTTGAGGTTCTCAGAAAAAGTCATCATGGTAACAGTATTAGAGTATATACAATGTAGAAGTACTATGACATGAAATTACTTAAATgcaaatttacacacacaacacagctatcaagtaaattaaaaaaaaaaaaaacagcagtccCAAAAGTCAGTGTGAGTCTTAAAGCAACAGTAAAATGCATGCAAAACTGGACAgggtagaaaaaaacaactcaaataaCAAATGGGTTGGTGTATTTTAACAAGTCACTGATAAATGACTTAACTAATCATTAATGATGAATGATGCAGAGAGAAGGAATGAATAGAAAAAAAGGAGCAACAGGGAGAGCTCAAAGATAAATGGAAAATGCTATAAAAGAGGAAGATTGTTTTTTATCCAAATCATgatttaaaagctttaaaattgGGACTGAGAGATAAAAATGGAAGGACAAGCACTTCACTGCCTACGGAGTGATAGAATAAAGTTGATTCAAAACTGAAACAGCCAGCGGTTAATGCTACTGCACCAGTGACGGACTGGACAAGGTGAACATCAATTTAATAagcttaaaatgtaaatacagagGTATAATTCAGCTGTTGGAAACATAACGCTTAAACATGGCACGCCAAATGCTTTTCAATATCACTAATTAAAAACCCAATACTTGCAACAGAATCTAATGAAATTaacaaaactcttaacacaaaaatacaaaagacaCAGATTAGAGATATTACCTTGAGGGCTTTAGGGTTTTAGCTTTCATCATCGGAGACATGGGGTTTTGCGATGGCCATCTCCTCCTTGCTATTTGCGATCATCTTACACTTCTACAAAAACACAAGGAGAAACACATGAATGTTTAAGGACACAGAAACTGTACGCACAAATGCGACTGAAACTGTAACCGTTTGCACAAGGGAcaaattttttcttcttcaggctTCAATGTATAAAGAACTGTGCAGGAGAAAAAagcctttaaaacacacagttttCAAAGTTAACGATTCAGAAGTAATAGACCCATcaattcaaacaaaatcaaaagttatattgaataaaaaaaaaatcctttgcaGTAAGTGATGTTTATATTCTCTGATGACACTCGCCCAGGATCTCACTGTAGCTTGCGTTTGTTGTAGGGTCAATCTGCCTTTATTCTGACCTTCAACAAGTGGAATATAGCACAATTAGACCAAGATCAGGTGACTGACTAGGCCACTCAATGATATTTTACATGTTCTGTGATTCTTGTGCACAAGAGAACAACTCTTGAGTTGGCTGTAAATATGTACTCAAACACTCCTATGTAACGGTGCACATATCCTTTAGCAGTGCGTTCAGAGTCTTAGGTTGTGATTGGTCACAAGAAACCAGCAGTTTTATTCAAGAGTATTTACATCAAAAGGTCAACTGCAAAGTTTGagtatttagaaaaaaatatatgaaagaaATCTAGTTGTGATCTAACGTTACTTTAGAAATGGTAGTCAGAAGTAAAGCCATAAGTAAGCAACAATGGACAAACCATCACCACAATGTTCTGAAATCACGCTTGCATTGGCGTCATTCTAATCTACTTCATCTGTCCTAAAATTTTGTTCCAGAACTCTATTGGTTTTGAGGCTAACAGGGTAACATCTTGTGGTGAATCCTCTGAGATTACGTTCATGAAGTTCTCTGATCCGCTTCTTGCTGTGCTGACATGAAACATTTCTTTCCTTCACTACCAAATGACTTTTCTGTCATCCACAATCTGGTCTTCAGTCTACCAGGTCTTTTGCCGTTTTCTAGTTTTCCTGCACACACATGCGTTTTTAGAATAAACTCAACAGCTGATTTTGCCACACCATGCATGTTTCACATCGGTCTTTGTTGTTaagtttctgctttttcatccttttttttgcatttgcattGTGGGGAAGATACTTCTCAAACTGCCAGACAGCCCTGCCTCCATCTCAGTGAACTATGAACCAGATGTGAGTCCTTTAGTGCATGGACTAATAATGAAATGACATGCCACTGCCCACGAAACATTTAGTAGCCATGTGCCCAATTACTTTTGAGTCTTTGCAATGAGTGCACCATTTTCAGAGGGCTGTATCTACCACGCAGTTCTTTCAATATTGATGCAAACCTACTCAAATGAAAGCTTAATGTGCTTAAGTGCAGAGCCTGAGGAGCCAATCtccctgaaaaaaataaacatttttttgttttgacatttaccTCAGTAAGCTCCTTGATGGTATGTATGTTAGCCTGCTGAGTCACCTTCCTCTTCGCTTCTTCAATGTGGTCCAGGTTTAGAGTTGGTTGTGGGGGGGCAAGGCACGGGGGAGGCTTGTTAGTAATGGTAGGGAGTGGGGCAAGGGGAGGCATGGCCGCCAGGGCACCCATGTTGGTCAAAGCAGCTGTCATAGTAGCTGCTGTCATACTCGCCATAGCAGCACTCATGGTGATGTTTGACATGCTAGGCATTCCCGGAATATTGGGTATACCCATTGGACCCATGTTGGGCATATTCGGCATCCCCATGCCCATTGGAAGCGGTAAAGGTAAAGGTAAGGAGATGGGGGCAGGAGATGGAGTGGGCAAAGGGAGCTGCAGGATGGCTTTAGGCCGAAGACTCTCGGGAATGGGGACCCCCGCCTTAGCACACATTGCAGCAGCATTAGCCTTGGCTATCTCAAGCAACTGGTCCTTATCTGAGAAAAGGAcagtgaaagagagacagagaggtggGTGGGTACAGAGAGAGGAAAATATGGAAAGGTTAACCATTAGagcaatgtaaaataaaataaatttttaaaaaaagcgtgCCAAATTGTGAATGTTCACAAACATAGCATCAGAATATAATGAGTGTTAATTGCTCTACGTGTGATTGTCATTAATtgcagtttaaatgttttacccAGTTCAGTGAGCCGTGGAGGTGTCTTGCTCGTGCTGCGTCGTGTCCGGGACCCTGAGCGGCGTTGTTTACGGAGAATGAGAACCGGAGAGTGACTAGGTTCCCTTTTCCATCTGTCCCGTCTATCGAAGGAACGGCTGCGAAACACCGGGCGCCTCCCTCGACCCCTCGACCTTGACCTGCGTCTACGATCAGAGGACCGAGACCTCGATCTTCTGCTTCTGTCTCCTGATCTGGACCTTTTCCTTCGGCCTGTGGAGCGACTCTTGGATCGCTTTTTTCTGTCCGTGGACTTGGACCTCCTCCTTCCTCGAGCATTTGGTGAACGAGATCGCCTCTTGCGGGCTGGAGAGCGAGACTTGGACCGGCGGACTCTGGTACGCGACTTGGACCGTGAATGTTTACGTCGTGCGGAAGAGCGTGACTGTGACCTTCGCCGTCGGGCAGGACTCCGAGATTTGGACCGTCGCTTCTTCCTCTCTGATGGAGAGACAGGTTCTCTTTTTCTCACTGGAGACTTGGACCTGAGAAAAGCGAATGATAAAACTGATCAATAGtacaatatccagcaacttggAGCAAACTGGAAGGCAGGATTGTTCAATCGTTCATGAAGACTGTACTTTACTTTCAGCTTGTAAGTTACATTTACTACTGCAGCATAATGTGAACATGTGGTAGAGGGATTAGATGGCTTTCAAGTCCCCATTTCATGATGTCCTCAACAACCGAAACCTTAGATCTAGAAGTAATTTAAAACTCTTAAGGGACCCATAAAAACTGTAATTCATGATGTCAGGCAGGTTCATAAAAACAAGGCCACACAACAAACCTGGACAGCTTTCTTCTAGATGTAGACTTGGATGCTGAACAGCGAGGTGATGAAGTTGAACGTGAAAGTTTCCTGCGATCTGTAGGTGAGCCTGGCTTGGACAGCTGTTTGTTCTTTACTTCAGGAGATGCTGAACGTGAGGAGCTTCTCTGACTTTTAGACACCATTTTAACTGGAGattcctcttcttcatctgaGCCTTCTGAACCACCTGACCCATCTGGGCCAGTGCCAGGCTCTTGGGAAACAGACCTGGACCTAGAAACGTCTCGCTCATTAGATGAACTAGTATTCTCCTTTTGGGTACTGCACAAGCTTGTCCAATTACCCAGCTGGTCTTGTAACTTATCTGAAGAGCCTGCTGGTTGGGAGCTGGAGGCAGTTGCTGAGGGTACCGGTTTCCAAGCACCTAAAAAGTGCatgtaaataattttaaaaaggtataaaaatgtggacattttaggAACAAAAAACTTCATTCAATGACTTGAGTAATTGAAATCTAACAATGAGTAGAGAAAATATATGCCTTAGGATTCTCTTGGTAACTGTGCAAATACAAAACTTTTATTAAACTCATCTGACATATCTTAACTTGCTTATAGAAGTGACAGTGAAAAAGGTCTCACCTGCTGGAGCTAAAACTCCTTCAGATTCTCCTGCGGCCTTTCCACCACTTGCCTGCTCTGCCTGAGGAGaggactttttttgtttaactgGGGAGGAAGATAAGGATCTCGCAGGGGATGAGCTGTCAGACCCCCCGTCACTTGATTCAGACCTGGACTTAGATCTGTTCACACCGGCAGAAACAGATTTGGACTTGGACCTTCGTCCACTCTTCCTCGGGGATTTAGATCTCCTTTTGCCAGGCTGTGGTGAGCGTGACTTTGATCGGTGCCTTCGAGACAATGAGCGGGACTTTGAGCGTTTGCCAGACCTTGGGGGAGAACGGTTTCGCCTGGCAGTGGAACGAGAACGTCTCCTGGCTGGCGATCGAGATTTAGACCTCCGCCGGGAAGGAGGGGTTCTGGACTTAGTCCTCTTGCGGGGACTCCTTGTTCTAGAGCGACGGTTGCGCTTAAGCACAACAACGGAACGTGACCGGGTTCGCCTGCTCCTGCGGACTGATCGGGAGCGTGAGCGGCGGGATCGGGGGGGTGGTGACCTCCTGCGTCGAGACAAGGATCGACTCCTAGAGCGCCTGCTTCCGGTACGTCTTAATGACCGTGATCTGGAGCGACCGACAGGGCGTCTCGATCTAGAGCGGCGGGCTCTAGTGACAGAACGCGACTTGGAACGCCTACCAACTGCACCACCACGTCTCGGTGAGCGGGTTCTGGAACGCTTGGTGCCTCCACGGGAACGTGACTGGGACCTTCGACTTCTTCTTGGAGACCGAGACAGAGATGGGGACCTGCGGCCACCACGTTTAGGGGATCGAGATGCTTTTCTTTTAGGAGAGGGTGAAGTCTGTCGTCGTTTTGGCGAAGCAGACAAAGAACCTCTCCGTCGTTTAGGAGACTTGGATTTTCTTGGAGATTTTGACACCTTCTTCTTAGGGGTGAGGGAGCGAGAGGTAGATCGGGAGCGCCGATTAACTCTCTTTGGAGAATTgcgggagggagagagagacttCCTCTGAGATTCAGGGGATTGAGAGCGAGACCGAGAACGGGACAGATGACTCTTCAGAGGAGTTGAAGACCGCTTTCCCTTTGAGGGTGACCTGGAATGGGATCTTGGCCGTTCTTTCAGTAATGTTGTTGTTTGACCACCAGACTGCTGCCTGCTGAGATTAGGTGATGGTGACCGACTAGGACCTGACTCAGTTCTCTTGATGTCTAAGCCCCTGGAAGGTGAAGGAGACCTGGATAAATCTTTGACCTTTGCCCTCTGAACTGCATTGGTCTGATCTTTCAAGCCTGGGTCATCTCTTGGAGTAGTACCTTCCTGTTTTGGGATGATGTCTGGCAGTTCCTGGGCATGGCTGAATGTACCATCTCCATGACTGCTTTCTGTTTTAACCTTaactgtttctgtctgtgttatCTCATCCTGGCCTGCAGATGGTGATCTCATATCTTTTTCTGATTCAATGTGATGACTACCCTTTCCTCCAGTGGAAGACACGTCCATATCTGCAATCTCCTCCTTCTTTACCTCGAGCAATCCAGGTTTCTGTGAGGGAATGGGAGCTAGTTTCTCTTCCCCTCGTTTGCTTTTTGGAGTCAGTCTGGATACTGGTTCTTGGAGGTCagaagctgcagctggagaGTATTTACCATCACCAGCCGCTTTACCTCCTTCACCTTCAGACTCAGATCCTGATGCTGAACTGCTTTCAGATGGGGACCGAGACGGGGATTTCTTTTCCTGCTTCTcatctttcttcctcttctttttcttctttttggcaGCGtgccttttgtgttttttggattttgaaTCGCCCTCTGTGTCCACACGATCTGAAAGAAGAGGTCACAATCTTAAAAAATGATCCATTACCTCtaaagatacacaaaaaatatatGGTTTTAACTGTCTTCTACCTGTAATTGTATCCCTTTTGCCCTCATCCTTCAGCCCAGCATGATCTCcagctcctgcagctgctgccagTCTGGCACTAAAAACACAAGGATAACTTGGTTAGCACTTTCCCTGTCAAAgtacaaaacattaaattccaatacaaacaaaaacacaagtaagGAATCCTTTCAATATTGGCTAAACTGCACAGACACAGTAAAATGTAATTGACGTGGTATACTGGGTAAATAATGACTAAAGCAAGCATTTTAATAataactaaaacacacacttaaGTCAACCTTACTGCACAGAAAGAACCTGTTATTTTTATGCTCACACTGTGCAGATCAGCCAACCAGCCATCAGTTCACACTGAATCTAAGCATGTAAAAAGCCAATGAAGCCTAGCAACAGTAACAGTAACAGTAAATCTTATTGACATGAGATGACTTTGTTCTCTGTGTACCAAAATCAGAAAAGCAGcattaccgtattttcacgactataaggcgcacataaaagtcttagattttcttcaaattgtgcggcgcgccctatggtgcagtgcgtcctgtgtgtgttgttgtaaggcggacgtagaccaggtggttttttccacgcatcaccatcgctgttgatctgtgactctatgcgtgcccatctcacagccgatgtgaaaaaacaagtgaagcaaatgaactctgagcttgctgtcattccgggaggcctgacaaaggaactccaactgctggacatcggtgtgaaccggccgttcaaagtaaggctgcgagcggcgtgggagcgatggatgactgatggagaccacagtttcactaagagtggaaggcagcgccgggcgagttacgccacaatttgccaatggattgtagatgcttgggctaacgtgtctgctggcactgttgttcgagctttcgcaaaagccggcatcatttccgaggcgccgcacggcacggaaagtgactctgacagtgaagaaagtgagcctggcatgtttgatggaggtttagcgcagctgttcaattcagaaacagaggatgaggacttccatgggtttgattgatgacgattaccggtaaaaaaaatgtgaataccaaactcagttttgctcccgctctatttttaaatacgcacacttgtgtgcttgtttaatccgtgtgttttaccatgcccgcgactattgaggattaaaaaaatgttagtactctgtaatcaatacttaaataaagcacaaccaaactcagttttgctcccgctctatttttaaatacgcacacttgtatgcttgtgtgtgtgttgttgttgtaaggccgacgtagtagaggacaccatgagaacgttaaagggggaagtgtgggcgtggattgtatataaaaccctcgccatataatcaggtgcgccttatgtgtgtgttaaatacagtaatggcacacataactgagactgcgccttttggtacagtgcgccttttggtcgtgaaaatacggtacttgCAATTCTATTAAAATAAGTTGGGGCTAGAATATTCAGAATCTGTAGTGTCTGCTCGGCTTAAGGTACTTCAgatatgctttaaaaaaaaaaaaaaatctgactagCAATCATATTCCACCAAACTGCTTTTTTTGGATAAGAATGCAAAGATGTATTTTGTATCCATGAGGAATGTTCAAAACCTGGTGCAGCGGCTTGAATAATTACTTTAAAGTGTCATTTTGTCAGTTAAGCCAAATTTATCAGAATATGAAGAAATGTACAATTTGGATTGCATTCATTCAAAGAACATTGCATTCGTTCAGTCAAAGAACTTCATAAAGACTTGGCATTTCAAGTTTTTCTGACCTGGCTCTGGTGGTCCGGACAGGTCTCTGAGGAGGTGGAGGCTCCACATCAGATTCCGCACCAGATTCTGAACTGCTCTCCTTCTCgcccttcttctttcttttcttcttcttgctcttgtgttttctgtgcttcttgtttttcttgtgggGTGGATCAGTCCCTTCCTTGGCATTCATGTCGTCTTTTTCAGGTGCATCATCCTCACCTAGCAAAGGGAACACAGTGTTTGCAACT
It includes:
- the sona gene encoding serine/arginine repetitive matrix protein 2; translation: MECAVDIPSGEDDAPEKDDMNAKEGTDPPHKKNKKHRKHKSKKKKRKKKGEKESSSESGAESDVEPPPPQRPVRTTRASARLAAAAGAGDHAGLKDEGKRDTITDRVDTEGDSKSKKHKRHAAKKKKKKRKKDEKQEKKSPSRSPSESSSASGSESEGEGGKAAGDGKYSPAAASDLQEPVSRLTPKSKRGEEKLAPIPSQKPGLLEVKKEEIADMDVSSTGGKGSHHIESEKDMRSPSAGQDEITQTETVKVKTESSHGDGTFSHAQELPDIIPKQEGTTPRDDPGLKDQTNAVQRAKVKDLSRSPSPSRGLDIKRTESGPSRSPSPNLSRQQSGGQTTTLLKERPRSHSRSPSKGKRSSTPLKSHLSRSRSRSQSPESQRKSLSPSRNSPKRVNRRSRSTSRSLTPKKKVSKSPRKSKSPKRRRGSLSASPKRRQTSPSPKRKASRSPKRGGRRSPSLSRSPRRSRRSQSRSRGGTKRSRTRSPRRGGAVGRRSKSRSVTRARRSRSRRPVGRSRSRSLRRTGSRRSRSRSLSRRRRSPPPRSRRSRSRSVRRSRRTRSRSVVVLKRNRRSRTRSPRKRTKSRTPPSRRRSKSRSPARRRSRSTARRNRSPPRSGKRSKSRSLSRRHRSKSRSPQPGKRRSKSPRKSGRRSKSKSVSAGVNRSKSRSESSDGGSDSSSPARSLSSSPVKQKKSSPQAEQASGGKAAGESEGVLAPAGAWKPVPSATASSSQPAGSSDKLQDQLGNWTSLCSTQKENTSSSNERDVSRSRSVSQEPGTGPDGSGGSEGSDEEEESPVKMVSKSQRSSSRSASPEVKNKQLSKPGSPTDRRKLSRSTSSPRCSASKSTSRRKLSRSKSPVRKREPVSPSERKKRRSKSRSPARRRRSQSRSSARRKHSRSKSRTRVRRSKSRSPARKRRSRSPNARGRRRSKSTDRKKRSKSRSTGRRKRSRSGDRSRRSRSRSSDRRRRSRSRGRGRRPVFRSRSFDRRDRWKREPSHSPVLILRKQRRSGSRTRRSTSKTPPRLTELDKDQLLEIAKANAAAMCAKAGVPIPESLRPKAILQLPLPTPSPAPISLPLPLPLPMGMGMPNMPNMGPMGIPNIPGMPSMSNITMSAAMASMTAATMTAALTNMGALAAMPPLAPLPTITNKPPPCLAPPQPTLNLDHIEEAKRKVTQQANIHTIKELTEKCKMIANSKEEMAIAKPHVSDDES